AGATACGCTCGTACGTGCTGGACCAGTCGCGCATCAAGGATCTGCGCACCGGCATTGAAACTGGCAACACGCAAGCTGTGCTGGACGGCGATCTGGACCGATTTATCGAGGCCAGCCTGAAAAGCGGATTGTAACGACCATGGATGACGACACCGGCACGCACGACGAAAACAAGCTGATCGCGCAACGCCGCGAGAAGCTCGCGAACCTGCGCGCGAAGGGCCATGCGTTTCCCAATGATTTTCGTCGCGATGCGTTAGCGGCCGAACTCCACAGCCAGTATGACGTGCTGGATGACGGGCAGCTCAAGGATCGGAATTTGCGCGTGACGGTGGCGGGGCGGATGATGGCCAAGCGCGTGATGGGCAAGGCGAGCTTCGCACAGGTGCTGGACATGTCCGGCCGCATCCAGCTATTCATACAGCGCGACGCGTTGGCCGACGGCGTGTATGCGGATTTCAAGACCTGGGACTTGGGCGATATCGTCGGAGCGCGCGGCGCGTTGTTCAAGACGAAAACCGGCGAACTCAGCATCAAGGTCGAAGACTTTCGGCTGCTGTCGAAATCGCTGCGTCCGCTGCCGGAAAAATTCCACGGCCTCACCGACCCGGAGCAGCGCTACCGGCAGCGCTACGTCGATCTGATTATGAATGATCCGGTGCGCGCGGCGTTTCGGGTGCGCAGCCAGGTTATTCGCTTCATCCGCCAATATCTGGATGCGCGCGGCTATCTCGAAGTCGAGACGCCGATGATGCAGCCCATCCCGGGGGGTGCTGCCGCGCGGCCTTTTGTCACTCATCACAACGCGCTGGACATGAAGCTTTACCTGCGTATCGCGCCGGAATTATATCTGAAGCGTCTGGTGGTCGGCGGCTTCGAGCGAGTTTACGAGATCAATCGCAATTTCCGCAACGAAGGACTCTCCGCGCAGCACAACCCCGAGTTCACCATGCTGGAGTTCTATCAGGCGTACGCTGATTATCTTGATTTGATGAACCTGACCGAAGACCTGTTGCGGGGGCTGGCGATCGCGGTCACCGGCGGGACCCGGCTGAGCTATCAGGCCCAGGTGTACGATCTGGAAAAACCTTTCGCGCGCATGACCGTGAAAGAGGCGATCGTCCGGTTTAACGAAGGTGTGAGCCTGGCAGAGATGGACAATCCCGCCGCGCTGAAAACAATCGCCGCGCGACTGGACGTACCGGTCAAGCCGGACGATGTCGCCGGCAAGATCCAGATCGAAATCTTCGAGAAAACAGTGGAGCCGCGGTTACAGGAACCGACTTTCATTACGGCGTATCCAACGGCGGTGTCGCCGCTGGCGCGACGCAATGACGCCGATTCTTCCGTCACCGACCGTTTCGAGTTATTTGTCGCGGGCCGCGAACTGGCCAATGGTTTCTCGGAGCTGAACGACGCGGAAGATCAGGCGGAGCGCTTTCGCGCGCAGGCGACGGCCAAGGACGCCGGCGACGCGGAAGCCATGCACTTCGACGCGGACTACATTCGCGCGCTGGAATACGGCCTGCCGCCCACGGCCGGCGAGGGCATCGGCATCGACCGTCTGGTGATGCTGTTAACCGACTCGCCGTCGATCCGCGACGTGTTGTTGTTTCCGCATATGCGGCCCGAGATTTCCTGAACGCATTATGCGCCGGTGCGGAGCGCGTTAAGTATCAGCCCATGCGCGCCATGCCGAGCATCAGCAGCGCGGCGAAGATGCCGCTTAATATGAATAAGCTGTTCGACGCGACCTTGCTGCTCGGACGCACGATATAGCCAGCCAGCGCGATCAGCACCACAATCACGACCAGCAGCGTTATGCCGCGCATGGAGACGCCATGCCGCCATCGCGCATGCGACACCTGGCGAGCGTAGCTGGGCTTGTGTCAGCCGTCATAAGGTAGCGTCTCGAGCGTGACTTTCGCCCCGTCAGCATCCCACAGACGCAGTTGCTGCTGTTCGGCATCGGCGATACGCAGCACCGCCAGCGCCGCGACGCCGCTACTATCCGGGTTTAGTTGCGCCTCTACGATCGTGCCGCTGGGCTCGTTCGTACCCTTGCCAGCCGCGACGATGCTGTCACCGGGCTTGGGGATGGTGTCGGTCACCGCACTAATTCGGTACATGCGGCGCTTAACATTGCCCAGATAGTGCATGCGGGCCACCACTTCCTGGCCGGGATAACAGCCTTTCTTGAAGCTGAGGCCGCCGATCAGTTGCAGATTCGCCATCTGCGGAACGAAGCGATCCACCGTGGCCGGGTAAATGTTCGGTATGCCGGACAGGATATCCAGCAACGCCCAGGACGCGGCGCCGACCGGCGCACCGCGGACATTGAGCCGCTCCCACAGCTTAGTCACCGCGCCAGTCGGCCCGTGGATCTCGAAACGCGGATGCTGTCCCGGTATCCGCAGCACGGTGAGTTCTCCAGCCTGCAACGTATCATCCACGGCGGCGGGACAGTCGCCCAGCGCCTCCTTAAGTTCCTGTTCCGCATCGGGCCCCGCGTAGCCGCACCGGACCAGCTCAAGGCTGTGGTCGGCTAAGGACACCCTGGCGCGGAGCACGAACATGCGCAACCGCTGCAGGGTCGGTGCAAGAATCTCTATGGGCAGGTTCAGATAAAACGTGTCGTTGCGCCGGAACACGCGCGGACTGGCCAGCATCCGGCCGCGCGGGCTGCAATAGCTGCTGAGCTGGCTGCGCGTCCCGGACACTTCGCGCACGTCGCTGCTGAGCTGGTTTTGGAGAAATTCGAGCGCTTCTTCGCCGGTGACGGCGATCAGGCCACGATGCGAGAGATCGCAGAACATGCTGCCGGTCATCACTATCGAGCGTTCACGCTCGGGGTTGCCGAAACTCACCACGCGACCCTGTTCCAGTTCCGCGCCGGCGTCAGACAGAAAATTCTGCCAGTCGGGAAGCATCATGTTGTATTCGGCCTCGATCATAGCGCGCATACTAGACAAACGCGCCGGCATTGTCAGCCGTCCAGGTCGTTCGCTACCGTGCGGTATGCTTCCTTGAGTAACCCTTCAATCTCTAAAGCGGCAGAACTGCATTGACCGGCGACGAACAACGACACAGGACAGACAATCGACATACGCGTCTGCGATGGCGCTGTCGGCGAGGTACGCGGGAGCTGGATCTGCTGCTGTCGGGTTTTATGGAAGGCGGCTATTTCTCGCTTGAAGACCAGCAATTGTCAGTGTTCGAGAGATTGCTGGATTATCCTGACGACGAGTTGCTGGACTTGTTGATGGGACGCAAAGTGGCCGGAGACAGGGGGCTTGCAGATGTCATCGCCAGGATTCAGGGCGCCGTTGCGAGTAACGCTTAAGCGCTCGCGCGTGTTGGGTGGCCTGTTGGTCCTCGTACATCTGGGGGCGGCTACCATGCTTGTACTGTTGCCGCTTCCGCTGGCTTTAGCCGGCGATGCCATGCTTGCGCTCAGCTTGTACCGGACGCTGTGCACACACATCGTTCACACCGGTCCGCGCGCTGTGAAAGTGCTGGTCTGGCAGCCTTCCGGCAGGATTATTGCCTCAGATGGCCTGGGCATCGAGCACGAGGCTACCGTCGCTAATGACACATTTGTTCATCCGCTTGCGATAGTGCTCAATCTGGTGTGCGACGATCGTACGAAGTTTACGCTGGTGCTGCTTGCCGACAGCGTCGAGACTGCCGTTCTGCGCGAGTTGCGTAAACGGTTGCGCCTGTTGGCCCGCGGCCAAACGTTCGGGTAGGGCTGTACACGGCGGTGCTATCAATGGATTTTCGGTGTCGGCGACCATGGCGGATCCCGGAACTGATCCGCGCCGAAAAGCGGCGCTTTATTCAGGTTCAACCGGTGAAAAGAATGATGTTAGTATTCGCGGGTCCGGCTGGCGTCCCATTGCGAGCCGCACAAGCGCGTCGGGTGAGGCAGTCGCGACTGATCTTTACCGTCAACTCTGTGTTCGACGGCGTGGAAATTCGCCCCCTGAGTT
The sequence above is a segment of the Gammaproteobacteria bacterium genome. Coding sequences within it:
- the lysS gene encoding lysine--tRNA ligase; the protein is MDDDTGTHDENKLIAQRREKLANLRAKGHAFPNDFRRDALAAELHSQYDVLDDGQLKDRNLRVTVAGRMMAKRVMGKASFAQVLDMSGRIQLFIQRDALADGVYADFKTWDLGDIVGARGALFKTKTGELSIKVEDFRLLSKSLRPLPEKFHGLTDPEQRYRQRYVDLIMNDPVRAAFRVRSQVIRFIRQYLDARGYLEVETPMMQPIPGGAAARPFVTHHNALDMKLYLRIAPELYLKRLVVGGFERVYEINRNFRNEGLSAQHNPEFTMLEFYQAYADYLDLMNLTEDLLRGLAIAVTGGTRLSYQAQVYDLEKPFARMTVKEAIVRFNEGVSLAEMDNPAALKTIAARLDVPVKPDDVAGKIQIEIFEKTVEPRLQEPTFITAYPTAVSPLARRNDADSSVTDRFELFVAGRELANGFSELNDAEDQAERFRAQATAKDAGDAEAMHFDADYIRALEYGLPPTAGEGIGIDRLVMLLTDSPSIRDVLLFPHMRPEIS
- a CDS encoding folate-binding protein YgfZ, translated to MLPDWQNFLSDAGAELEQGRVVSFGNPERERSIVMTGSMFCDLSHRGLIAVTGEEALEFLQNQLSSDVREVSGTRSQLSSYCSPRGRMLASPRVFRRNDTFYLNLPIEILAPTLQRLRMFVLRARVSLADHSLELVRCGYAGPDAEQELKEALGDCPAAVDDTLQAGELTVLRIPGQHPRFEIHGPTGAVTKLWERLNVRGAPVGAASWALLDILSGIPNIYPATVDRFVPQMANLQLIGGLSFKKGCYPGQEVVARMHYLGNVKRRMYRISAVTDTIPKPGDSIVAAGKGTNEPSGTIVEAQLNPDSSGVAALAVLRIADAEQQQLRLWDADGAKVTLETLPYDG
- a CDS encoding succinate dehydrogenase assembly factor 2; translation: MTGDEQRHRTDNRHTRLRWRCRRGTRELDLLLSGFMEGGYFSLEDQQLSVFERLLDYPDDELLDLLMGRKVAGDRGLADVIARIQGAVASNA